Genomic DNA from Stigmatopora argus isolate UIUO_Sarg chromosome 13, RoL_Sarg_1.0, whole genome shotgun sequence:
CACCAGCAAAGCACTTTCGCAGAGctgaaaaccaaaacaaaagccGCCTGCCAGTTGCTGACAGAGACAATTTCTCTGCCCGACAATATTCCAAAGTGGGGAGGACGTGCTCAAATGAGAACTATTTGTACAAGGGAGATATTCTTTCTATATTTATCCTGACTAAACTCTTAACATTTCTGCCTCAAATGATCAACACTTTAAAATCTTGAGTTGGTTTTTCCTTTGATTTTACTGTTCCGAATGTACTATTCTTTCCAAGAAAATTCTGATTAGACCATTTAATAATAATGTCTTCTCATCTTGAGGTCACTGCTCTAATAAAGAAACGTTCTTagaatgttttaaataaatgaaattagcACACAACAGACAGGTTTGAATTTTCTTACCTTTTGCACTCTAATTGCCATTGGAATGAAAGTTtcgacttttaaaaaaagggattgtaatgaaaggaaaccaaaataaaattaaaagaaaggtaaaaaagacATGTTTTGGCGATAAAGTTACTATTCTTATCTTTTGACACTCTTCAGTCtgtgtaaaatctgaaaaatgaaaatacccCAATTCTTGccccaaaatgtacaaaagATGTTGTAAGTGGCACTGCAGTtgaccattaaaattaaaaataaacgtTAACGGTTAACAGCAATCATAAGACAGACGGCAAAAACTCATTTAAGACCACAAATAAACAATCAGGAAAGGAAAAAGCTCTCCTGCTAACTCTACTTGAAATTAGTCTCTCTTTGTGTATTAATGGATTGCAACTACTAAGTGAGTTCTGAGGAAGTATAATAAGAATAAACCTCGCAATGAGAGGCTTAATTATGGCTAATCTTAAAGGTCCTTTGGGGTTTCCCAAAGAGTGCCCCTCATCGCTGGAATTAATTATCTGCACCTGTCCACATTCTGAATCGGGGGGAGGACAAAAAAACTGCAGCCAGAATTAGGACTAACAATAACAGTCTCAGCAGACCCTGTTTGCTGCAACCTTATTTCTAATGACTCAAACCTGACTTTTAACTTGCtcgaaggggaaaaaagtgtatCAGATTGAAATTATTCCTGCAAACTGGAACAAGTGTCTTCAGGCTGCAGAAATAGAGGCTGGAAATAGCTACTTTTcaccataaaaaatgacataaaaatagAGCATATGccaaatttaaattatttttggtttcACGCCAGCCAAAGTAACAAAAACTGTTCCCAAAGAACAACAGGAAACATCTTCCTtcacccttttttcttttttttttgcttcccacCCAAGCCGTCCCTCCCAGTCGCATTGCTAAACAGCCAGATAAGGCTCATAAGAAATTCCATATGGGGACAAAGAGGTGTGGGAGGCAGCCTAGTGTGCAAATGCTGAGGGTGGAATTGTGTATTTAGTCACGAATGAACCCCTGAAAGCAGCTTTTACAACAAAAGTGTTCCTGCAGACTTTTTTTCCTGCTCAGATTGGAGCAGATATGGAAAGTCAAGTGGACTAATTTCCTCAACAAGGTCATGATTTCGGCAGCAAAATGTCAAGTTTTATGCCTCAAAGTGGTATACGTATAGACAAGCATAAATGAGCTAAAACTCTTCAGTCTTTAGTTGCTATGAGTATCAAGTTAGGAACGCCAATCCCCAGATCTAAACTCTACAGAGCATCCTTAAAAAACACAACTcctgcagtcattttttttccatcctcgAATCATATCAAGCCAAAACTATctttaaaaagctaaataaatacAAGCGGTTTTAGGggataattaataataattgttaGAAATTCCCGAGCAGAACGTAGACTTTTCTCGCATACTTAAATTTCTTACAACATTgaagagaaaacattttaattaccTTTTTATTAGGTCAGTGTAAGAAAGCAGAGGTGAGTTATATTCCTTCACAATGAACTAAAGTAAAATATACTCCAATTTGCTATGCACAACAAACAGGCGCTGTGCTATACTGTTCTCATACCAAGATACATAGAATATAGCGAAATGATTCCGtggaagagtaataaaaaatagaCATTGTATGCAAATATAATTTCTTTCACATCACAAAATTTGCCGACAGTTACATTCAAACAGCAGAATGGCGTCCCTTAAGACCACCCAAGTCGAATACAGTACAGTATAAACATAGACAAATGCAAATGCTTTTAACTTCCTACACGATTACATCGCGACACCACAAGGGGGCGCTAGGACTAGACGACCTCCGCGTAGCATCGTCACGACAAGTTCAACTgtacataaaatacaaaatggcgTCACCGCGGTTATGATACGTTCGCGAAATGAAACCGTCAAGATCCGTCACAAAATTCCCAGCGTCCATTTTTCGCCATTGGAAACGTAACATTCTTCAAATATTCTTCAGAGttcgtcatttaaaaaaaaaatcgttgtGCAGTGAGagcatttttaaaggaaatataTTCAGCTTTTACTCATTCGCCGCCATTGACAGCTGCGTCCGACAAATGTCAACTGGAAAAGCAAATGTTGATTAATTACTGCACGTTGGAGGTGGGTTTGGAGGTGTTTgggttatatttttttaaaagggagggttaagaaaaatatttacaaaacaaaGTTACAGCATGGCAATATGGCGGGCCAAAGAATTTCCTGACATTTAATGGGAAAAGACGTGAGAACTTGACATAAAATGCAGTAAATAATGCAGCGGTTGCCCTTGTCTAGTActtcatattcttttttttttgttctgttctACTAACGTCGCAGAATGTCACATAATGCTCCACGCTTGAAGGCTTCGAAATATATTGCACtcgtaaatacggtaaatctaaACCATGTGCACACGCTACGCACTCATTCGCTCTGCAGATTTATTTTTTGACTCATTCCACAACATTGTTGACAGTTTGGTCAGTTTTGTAAATGAACTAGCAAAcccatgtgtatttttttctctccagatCAAGCGTATTTACTTGTATTTTATTGCCGGGTTTAGTTTATAGCCAGAATATTGTATAGTATGTAAAATAGAAATTGTGTTGATAGATGAAAATATcaaagggaaagacaacacctTTATTATTTGAGTCCCAATTGAAATGATCGTGTTgagtaaattggaaaaaaataaaaaataaatgttctgaAGTGTAATACAAGagaaaaatttatttaaaatccaCTATGtcctattttagccaatcaaatgtgggTATTCCAGATTTCAGATGTCTTTTTTGTAACATAATTAAATACTTTATGCAACAAGCTATCACCTGAAGAATATTTAAACATAGTGTTGTTTTTCCCTTTAGAAAACAATGTTTGGTTGGAGAAATAGACACACCCATATTAATACTGCATCATTTTATATATGGCACTATTGTGGTGTTGAAAAGTAAAATGTCAAACTTTTGCACATaacatagcatttttttcccatttttttccagtgtttaaAGTTGCCGTCCTTAAATGAATATTCAAGAAAGCTATATTCATGTGGTATTTTATGAACTATTCTAAGTCTACTACCCTCCAAAAAAGCCTACACTGATTGCTTAATTAATATAATAAACATATGCTTGTGAGGTCTAAAACAAAGACCAAACtaactttaaaaatgtgttgtttttcagTGAAAGAAATACAGAATACTGTATTACCCCAATTGAAAGGGTGCGCTAATCAAAAgcacaaatacatacaaaactgtatttttatgACTAACCAGAATAACAATGGATAAATTACTACCAAAATATGATATCATGTGAATGTAAATGTAACACTTTGTTTGGTGTTatgtttgtggaaaaataaaaataaagttaatccctttgaaatgaaagaaatgtgATGCCATTCCACAacatgacataaaaaaataggatttccGGTTCTGACCggatttcaagcaaatataagTTGTGAAACTCACCCCAAAAGTCCGCTGAACACCAAAATGTCGACTTCCTTTTCAATTCCAACGCTTTTCGGGGATGATTTCTTTTGGCTCAGTGCTAAATAATGTTCAATTTGCAAAGGCAAAATCTGTAAAAGAGCTTACACCGaagaatacataaatacatacaagaAATATTACAGTGCTGTTGTCAAGACCATGAAACACAAAATAACTAAaaagcaaaatgttgacgtcTACAAATGGTGTAGTGGTACACTTGGACACATACTAGGGTTAAATCCTGCTTCAAGATCAtttcagaaaaatcatttttgggaaATTCCAAAAGTGCAAGTGAAGAAAATTCATCTGAAAAGGCGCAGTCACATCAAAACGGCCAACTTACGGTTCGGTATTGACACTTTTTGTTTCATATGTCCTATTATGACGTGTCGATCTGGAAAAATGTCATTCCGATGTTCCGGCCGACCCTTAAAACACGAACTTTCCGGTGATTTGTCGTctggagaagaaagaaaaacctTCGCCGTCGCGAACGAGGCGGGCGAGCGGATCTGTCGGTTTGGCACGAACCGGTTCCAAAGCATTCCTTGTGATGCATCGTAAGCAAAGGCCTTCTGAAAAATCTCACGGGCCGTGATCGCTAACGGGCTAGCGTCAATGTGACGGACGGGCAGAAGGTGAATGTGTCGTCTCGTTCTCAAGGCCCGGAACAGTGGCGTCGTAGGGACGTTTGAGGTCAGGCGAAGGGGTTTTCCGACCTGAGGATGGACGGCTCGGTGTCGTGGCAGCCCTTGCCGTTCATGTGTTCCGAGTGGCCGTCGATGCTGTAGCAGCCTTGGACCTCGGTGATGGAGGAAGCCGTGTAGGAGGCTGAGCGCATGGCGTCCGAGTGGTTTCCGATGCTGCTACCGAACTGGAGGTTGTATTGATTCCAGTGCCGACGTAAAACTGCTTGGACCTGGATCCGGAGACAGCGCACAAATGTTTGCGGTCGGACTACAGACGGGGGAAATTCATTTGTTCGTTTTTAACATCGCGTATTCTTGTCAGGGTTGCGGGGGGCTTCGGACGGAAGGCGGAGTACATCCGAGACCGGTCgccagtaccgtattttgctgtttaatataccccccatataatatacccgggtatattaaacggcaagggtatattaaatggcgcacaaatgggaaggtacgatccactacgcactcgttatgccgtgacggggtgcatcaatgttttgcagactaaaactacttactgctcaggttaaaactacttactgctgaataaagtctgacttggaattttaatgaatttaagtATCTAtcattatgcccccatgaacaccatacaaatcttgcccaaaaagctgagttgccgtttataTTAaacgggtatattaaacggcaggggtatattaaatggagaacaaaggggaggctcaaaaaagcaaaaatcatttaatatacttgggtatattaaacggcaaaataagGTAGGTCATGCAACATGcaaaaactccacacattgaggaccgaACCGACTTGGTAaggaacccacgaccccagaactgtgaggccgagagCTAAACACTCCCCCCCCACCGGGTCATCTCTTTTAAGGTTCATTTCATAAATAGAAAACAATTTTGTCAAAGTAAAAGAACGATTGAACTTGCATTTTAAGCCAAAAAGAATCGATTTTACGTTTTTTCTGAGAAGTTGTCGGCTTTaagcaaacatttttgaatCAAATCTGTCTTTACCCAGCAAAGCCCTGACAAAAATGCAGAATATATAGAATGGGAAgggtaataatagtagtatgttggatgcaaaaagaaaaatgtaatgagTGGCGTCTTACTTCTCCGTTGAAAAAGCAGAAGATCGTAGCTACCAGCAGGCCCTGGAATTCAAAGCAAAAGGGAGTGAAGGACTGATAGGATAAATATGCAAGCAAGTGCGATAACAATCAATATCCTGTCAAAGTGGAGCGCAAACTGCGAGCGGTCTCTCTTTTTTGCGAGTTTGTTTAGGTGATTAGGCATCTTGCAtaagagtcacttcctgttgcgcACTGCCCATCCTGGAAACGCTCGACATGATCAGATAATACTTTGGCCCAGAACCAAGCGTCTTTCAACCTTCTCGGCTCGCATAACTTGTACCTTCCTTCCTGCTGCCGACTAGATAAACAAAGGACATGCTTGACTCAtggcaaaaaatgtaaataaatatcaaGAGGTCTCCCTATGGATTCACATTTTTCGGCTCTTTTGCAACGAATTAGGTCAAGACAAGTCCTAAGAAGGTGGCGAGGTTGTCTTCCGCAAATGATTGACAGCTCTCACCTGGTAGTGCATCAGTATGTGCATGATGTAGTCGTAGATTTCGGAGGAAACGCGGCCTTCGGGCTTGTAGGGAAGCAGGACGTATTGGATGCCCAGAAGCGGCACCAAGATGAGGGTGGCTCTCACGGCCTTCATGTAGAGGCTGGACTCGGCTTGGTGGGTCACCTTCAGTTTGGTGATGAGAACTCGCACAATGTTTAGCAGGAAAAACAGATTCACCTGTGCCaggccagaaaaaaacaaaaaaaaacaatcgaaAATTAGAATTAACCATTTGATTTGGTGTATACTTATATTTAGAATATgtctaaattgaattgaattgaatgctgttattgtcattatacaagttttAAAGCCTCACTAGGAAGTGcacaatgacaacaacaaacaaactgacaaatgaataatcaataaataataataataacgaatTAATACatgagtagtcaacaatataaataagtagtgtagtgcacaaataacaagaaACAAACCAACGGACAGATAAATAAcccataaataatcaataaatatgtagtaaatatataagtagtcaacataataaataagtagggaagtgcacaaataacaacaagaaacaaacaaacggacagatgaataatccataaataagtagtaagtaaataagttgtcaacataataaataagtagtagtcaacaggAAGAAGTGGTCACATAAAGAGCCGTAAATAGTGTTTGGCCAAGTGCCGAACCGTGAAAAATGGTGAATGATTGATTTGAAATGATGTTCAATGAAATGTATATATTGTGTATACATTAGAAAGGAGTGCCGCTAAAGTTCAAGCTTGAAATCATAAGAACTGGAAAGCAAACGGCTGCAAAAATGAAGAGTTTGAGTTCTGTCCTGTGAGATTTGACTTTGTAGATCAGATCAGGTGAGGTGAGCTTCTGCATTCCTTACCAGCAACGCGGCACAGATGGGACCGTGGATGATATAGAGCAGCGACGTTTTGGAGCTGATCCAACAGCTAAAAAGGAGAAAGGAATTCAGGATGAGAATGACATATGCATGCAAGGGGAACCGGACTCGGGTCAAATAAAATACCTGAAAACGGATAGAAAGGAAAGCAAAcaagaacatttgaaaattagatttttcaatTAACATTCAGAGCCAAATCCAACAGAACCAAATTAATCTAGGAGGGGCTCTGTCAGGCTCCAAATCATATGAAAACACAACATTGATGTTATTAACTTGTTAGTCAATCAGCTGTtttatatttaatgtattttcctaCAATGTCTGCCCATTAAaatatattagttttttttccccatagaaatccttcaaatacatttaaacctttctatttaatattattaagtAAAATTGTAAGAAGAATTAGACCTGTTGCTGGTCATAAAACAGAACTTTGTGCTCAtctaaaaaagctaaatgtggaaataaattatagtgAGACTATAATGGGACTTAAACGACACATCACATTTCAAAGGATCTTTCAATATTACCGAGCCAGgaataaataattgaatgtaTCCCTTACTTGTCATTATAGTAGTAACTTCTTGCCACTGCGTGAATGGAAGCGGGAATAAGGGGAAAACCTGGAGGAAAAAAGAGCAGTTTTGtcgttgtatattgaccatcaaaaatgaaaaaaaaagcatagacTAAGGCAAAAAGTCGTACCCCAACCGAGGAGATAGTACCACATGAGGTGTTGCTTTTCGGCAAAAACCGCCACCACGATGAGGGTGTGGAGATAGATTCCCTCGCATAACATCCAGAAGTAATTGCAACCAAACAGGTAGAGGTGAACAAACTGGGACACTTTGCAGCTTGTCTGAGTGAGAAAAGGAAGGGACATTTGACACAAATCATCATCATGTTGTGTTTATAAAATTGGCATGAGGATGAGCTTCATTGTAAATTAGCcacaattctattttttttattgaaaaagtaTCAACATCACAAATGGAAATGGAGTTATTAAAGTATCGCATAATCAGGATGGGCTCAAACAGTGGGTCTTACTTTCAAATTGTTCATTAAATATGTTTATAATCAAACacaatttgtcattttaaaaagaactgTCCTTAAAAATAATCCAATATGCCGATTTAGCCATTTTGGCGAAATGCAACCTATTGTCGGGCAATAGttgattcatattttattttataattttttcaaTGCGGCTTATTTTCTGCCCTAGGCTTTCCAGAAGTAGTCATCCAACAGATATGGTCATGTGACGTTTGCCAGTAAATTTAGCCAATCAGGCGTGTGCCAACTAATTATTTTGTCCTCATGTCAACGTACGTCGTGTCCTTTTGCGTTGGTGTTTCGGCAATTATTGGCATTCATCTTTTCATGTCTGAATCTATTGTATTGTTGTTCTTCTGTAAAAGTGTTGTGGcaaattatgtttttgtttttttcccctaattgCCAAGCATTCGTAATATGCAATTTGCCTGACATTTGTGAAGCAccacatagaaaaaaaatgacttttttttttaaatcagcggTCATCACTGCTAGTAATCACAAGatcatatatataaaaaatatactcACTGGGTTTCTCTGCACTAATTCCTGGTTGTTAGCCACGGCAGTCAACCAAATAATGGTGATCACAGAGTTTAATACGAAAGAAAAGAAGAGATTCTTGTGAAGTGTGATCCTCTGACAACTCAAACTCCTGCagagagagaagaaaaatgatttaatatcTACTGATATCAGGACCAAAGTCCCCCAGGTACGCATGTTAAATAATTGGAcacacacttgaaatggaagaaTATTCCAAGAGAGACAAAGAGGGAGGTCAGGGACAGTCCGTGTCCAATCAGCGCCAAGTAGAAAAGATTCATAGCCGTCTGCCAGAAGAGAAGAGCATAAAATTCAATACAACACTAAACAGATGATGCATAAATATCACATTGAATTCAATTACATATGgcaagatttgttttttttttaaacagtgttggtaagtgcttgaaaaaaaaagtcaaaatattggCAGTTCCTGTTTCACGGCCATAGCATTAACACAGTAAtgtcatacattcattcattttctgaaccactttagggtcgcgggggtgctggagcctatcccacctgattTCAGGCAgaaggtggccagccaatcacagggtacaagtaaacaaacaaccaatcactcattgCTAAGAGCACTTTAGTGTACAATGAGCCTagctagcatgtctttggaatgtgggaggaaaccggagtacccggagaaaacccacgcaagagaacatgcaaattccacacaggtggaccgacctgcttttgaacccagaacctcaGAGTTGTCAggcggacgcgctaaccactcccacGCCAGGCAGCGTAATGACACTTATTGATTTTCAATTCAGTtcattaatttgcatttttcttaCCACTCTGCCTTCGCTGGTGTGTTCGTTACAGAGCGTGTAGTTGGTCCACGTGCGGTTGCTCTCGGGGTGCAGGAACCACTGGCCGCTGTCGCTGCAAATTTTTGTAGCCATCTCtgcagaaaatgtttaaaaagattGTTATTCTAGTTCTTAATGTACTCCATAAACGGATAAAAAGACTCATCTTATTCGCACCCGAAGGATCAAAATCATGGAAGTAGTCGGGGCAGTGTTGTTCCAAGGTGATGCCCGACTTGGTGTCATCCCAACACAACCAGCCGTCCCAGGTGCGATTACACATGGGCTCTAGAAGCAAAGAATGGTGGaataaaaatggtttttcggTGATTCCTAAGCGGGATCGAATGGCGCTACCTAGTTGGTCTGAAGGACTGTCCTTCATGATCTTTTGGTAGCACTCAAACTGGGCCGTGACGATCTTGTTCCTGGTGAGTCCCAGCTCGTGGTACACGTTGGTTGGATGCTGCTGCTGGGTTTCGTTGACCTCCAGACTTGCCTTCGCACATGTCATacgtacgggatgaataaagttatctcatctaatctaatatttcaGAGAAAAAGTCTACACTTTGAAGTATAATTATGAGTGGTCAGAAAATGGATGAGGATTTGTTTCAGTTCAATCATTTTTATCAGTTTTTTCTCTCCATATCAGCCAGTTTTgctcatcttatttttttaatcattagtaTTTTTTTGACAGCTTTCGCTGTATTCGTggaaaacattaaaattcaCAAAGGTGGGACTTTTTGTACgattttttcctgttttctgAGTGTAGCTCTTTCAACTTGAATGTTTAAGTCAAATTTTATTTATGTTGCGACTGTGGCCACATTTGGataatttaaatttcaaattaaaacccTTACTACTTTTCAGCTATTGTTAAAATGGATCAAATTTGATAAAATTGGTTTCTAAGTTGAAATGTATGTTCTAACAATTTTGACAAATGATACGTTTTAGTTCTACGCGATGAG
This window encodes:
- the LOC144086868 gene encoding calcitonin gene-related peptide type 1 receptor codes for the protein MANGKMKSVGKNGLVALMLMCSLAEASLEVNETQQQHPTNVYHELGLTRNKIVTAQFECYQKIMKDSPSDQLEPMCNRTWDGWLCWDDTKSGITLEQHCPDYFHDFDPSEMATKICSDSGQWFLHPESNRTWTNYTLCNEHTSEGRVTAMNLFYLALIGHGLSLTSLFVSLGIFFHFKSLSCQRITLHKNLFFSFVLNSVITIIWLTAVANNQELVQRNPTSCKVSQFVHLYLFGCNYFWMLCEGIYLHTLIVVAVFAEKQHLMWYYLLGWGFPLIPASIHAVARSYYYNDNCWISSKTSLLYIIHGPICAALLVNLFFLLNIVRVLITKLKVTHQAESSLYMKAVRATLILVPLLGIQYVLLPYKPEGRVSSEIYDYIMHILMHYQGLLVATIFCFFNGEVQAVLRRHWNQYNLQFGSSIGNHSDAMRSASYTASSITEVQGCYSIDGHSEHMNGKGCHDTEPSILRSENPFA